A genomic segment from Lignipirellula cremea encodes:
- a CDS encoding DUF1549 domain-containing protein: MKRVSQFLFLAGLLAAGWAGVPGDASGQVIDFPGLGPAGALTSVAFESPLVELRGPNGRAQLVLTGAYASGQSHDQTALATYSVAPAGIVTVDPTGFVTPVGEGEVKITAVAGGKTAVVDCRVLDFDKPIPINFANEITPVFTKLGCNAGGCHGKSGGQNGFKLSLLGFYPNEDYEWLVKEHRGRRIFPGSPEHSLILTKPLNKLPHGGGRRLDEGSYEWELLVRWIEQGMPYGSADDAVVERIEVSPPSRSMNRDSRQQVKVLAHYSDGSARDVTRLATYESNDTEMAESTTSGLITVFDRPGDVAVMVRFQGQVDVFRASIPLGLPVTSAPPNKNFVDQHVFSKLTSLGIPPSPVCDDSTFIRRVSLDIAGRLPTAAEAQAFVESTSPNKRDQLIDDLLASPGYGDYFANKWVMVLRNTRIAGNTGVSFRFHDWVRRAMQENMPYDDFVRNIVAATGDVDKNPAASWYTQVSNTTSQVEDTAQLFLGLRVQCARCHHHPFERWSQNDYYGFQAFFSQVGLKPNSRALVNGYVSHLGKPATARNPRNGQDLQPTGLGGQPIDLPAYEDPRHALVDWMAEPDNPFFAKALVNRYWKHFFGRGIVDPEDDMRVTNPPTNPALLDALAQSFIASDYDLRELVRTICRSNAYQLSSEPTEYNATDKLNFSSFYPRRLNAEPLYDAINQVSGVNAVFAGLPQGTRAVELPDAGFNDYFLLVFGKPQAESACECERSPDANLAQSLHLLNSTDIQAKLSAGNGRAAQLAADTERDDAAKITELYYWSFARAPKPDELELVLAYVDRKANKRQAYEDIMWAMFNTKEFLFNR, from the coding sequence TGGGCAGGCGTCCCTGGCGACGCCTCCGGGCAGGTGATCGACTTTCCGGGCCTCGGCCCGGCAGGCGCCCTGACCAGCGTTGCGTTTGAATCTCCGCTGGTGGAATTGCGCGGTCCTAATGGCCGCGCGCAACTGGTGCTAACGGGCGCTTACGCCAGCGGTCAGTCCCATGACCAGACCGCCCTGGCGACTTACAGCGTCGCCCCGGCCGGCATCGTAACGGTGGATCCCACCGGCTTTGTCACCCCAGTCGGCGAAGGGGAGGTGAAGATCACCGCCGTGGCAGGCGGAAAAACGGCCGTCGTTGATTGTCGTGTGTTGGATTTCGACAAGCCGATCCCGATTAACTTCGCCAACGAAATTACCCCCGTCTTTACCAAGCTTGGTTGTAATGCGGGCGGGTGTCACGGCAAGTCGGGCGGCCAGAACGGCTTCAAGCTGTCGCTGCTTGGCTTTTATCCGAACGAAGATTACGAGTGGCTGGTGAAAGAGCATCGCGGCCGGCGGATCTTTCCCGGCTCGCCCGAGCACAGCCTGATCTTGACCAAGCCGCTGAACAAGCTGCCCCATGGCGGCGGCCGGCGACTGGATGAAGGCTCCTATGAATGGGAGTTGCTCGTCCGCTGGATCGAACAAGGCATGCCGTACGGCTCGGCCGACGACGCGGTGGTGGAACGGATCGAAGTCTCGCCGCCCAGCCGCAGCATGAATCGCGATAGCCGCCAGCAGGTCAAAGTGCTGGCCCACTATTCCGATGGATCGGCTCGCGACGTCACCCGACTCGCCACGTACGAGTCGAACGATACAGAAATGGCCGAATCGACGACCTCCGGCCTGATCACCGTGTTTGATCGTCCCGGCGACGTGGCGGTGATGGTCCGTTTCCAGGGCCAGGTCGACGTCTTCCGCGCCAGCATTCCGCTGGGACTGCCGGTGACCAGCGCTCCGCCCAACAAGAATTTCGTCGACCAGCATGTGTTCAGCAAGCTGACATCGCTGGGGATTCCCCCGTCGCCTGTGTGCGACGATTCGACCTTCATCCGCCGGGTCAGCCTCGATATTGCGGGCCGGTTGCCGACCGCAGCGGAAGCTCAGGCGTTTGTCGAGAGCACCAGTCCAAACAAGCGGGACCAGCTGATCGATGACCTGCTGGCCAGCCCCGGTTATGGCGACTACTTCGCCAATAAATGGGTGATGGTGCTGCGGAATACGCGAATCGCTGGAAATACGGGCGTTTCTTTCCGCTTCCATGACTGGGTCCGCCGGGCAATGCAGGAGAACATGCCGTACGACGACTTTGTCCGCAACATTGTGGCGGCCACCGGCGACGTCGACAAAAATCCGGCCGCTTCCTGGTACACACAGGTTTCCAACACCACCTCGCAAGTGGAAGACACGGCCCAGCTGTTCCTGGGGCTGCGGGTGCAATGCGCTCGCTGCCACCATCATCCGTTTGAACGCTGGAGCCAGAACGATTACTACGGGTTCCAGGCGTTTTTCTCGCAGGTCGGCCTGAAGCCGAACAGTCGCGCCCTGGTCAACGGCTATGTGTCCCACCTGGGCAAGCCGGCAACGGCCCGTAATCCGCGGAACGGACAGGACCTGCAGCCGACCGGTCTGGGCGGCCAGCCGATCGACCTGCCGGCCTATGAAGACCCGCGGCACGCGCTGGTCGACTGGATGGCGGAGCCCGATAATCCATTCTTCGCCAAGGCGCTCGTCAATCGTTACTGGAAGCATTTCTTCGGCCGCGGCATTGTGGATCCCGAAGACGACATGCGAGTGACCAATCCGCCGACCAATCCGGCCCTGCTGGACGCCCTGGCCCAGAGCTTCATCGCCAGCGACTACGACCTGCGCGAGCTGGTCCGTACGATCTGCCGCTCGAACGCCTATCAGCTCAGTTCCGAACCGACCGAGTACAACGCGACCGACAAGCTGAACTTTTCCAGCTTCTATCCGCGTCGTTTGAACGCGGAGCCGCTGTATGACGCGATCAACCAGGTGTCGGGCGTGAACGCCGTGTTCGCCGGTCTCCCGCAAGGCACCCGGGCGGTCGAGTTGCCGGACGCCGGCTTCAACGACTACTTTCTGCTGGTGTTCGGCAAGCCCCAGGCGGAAAGCGCCTGCGAGTGTGAACGCAGTCCTGATGCGAATCTGGCCCAGTCGCTGCACCTGTTGAACTCAACCGATATCCAGGCCAAGCTCTCCGCCGGCAACGGCCGCGCCGCCCAGCTGGCCGCCGATACAGAACGCGACGACGCTGCCAAAATTACCGAACTTTATTATTGGTCTTTCGCCCGCGCTCCCAAGCCGGACGAATTAGAATTGGTCCTGGCCTATGTCGACCGCAAAGCCAACAAGCGGCAAGCCTACGAAGACATCATGTGGGCCATGTTCAACACCAAAGAATTCCTGTTCAATCGCTAA
- a CDS encoding PPC domain-containing protein — MLQRPALTIVCAALCGAFPLAALAQFPAARLGAVSPTGIQAGQAVELVLAGSDLDDVQTLRFSHPGITARQKLAEPNGFDKTPLPLDGVFEVQAAANVPPGAYEVRAEGKYGVSNPRWFFVGAIAEHQETEPNNQADAANTIALPAAVSGSSQAAADVDYYAVEAAAGQRIVINCLSRRIDSRMDLVVVVLDPQGRVLANSRDEVQGDPLIDFTAPRADRYLVKVYDTVYEGGPDYFYRLVIGSQPHIDYVFPPASLPGNGQFTIYGRNLPGGQNAGVSLDGAALQKLNVTVPIPAAPQLNVDSGIDAAAGSVDGTTWRLASPQGLSNAVLLSTARAKVVLETEPNNNDQQSQKLTLPCEAAGQFYPQRDRDWYEFEAKEGEQFSLEVISQRLGVKSNPALLLMQVVPPGEDEKEPTLKILQQSENSGDSEGGNEVATLNEDPQLQFTAPADGTYRVLVYDLRASLRDDPRLVYRLLVRQAQPDFRLTAAAEFSYAAVNLRPGDQTAVRVAAFRSDGFDGEIRVTAAGLPPGVTASEAVIGPGKTAAAIILKAAPNAAPGTSSLKVTGTAKVGAANVVREARLATPKWSQPYVANNQPQMQLESRLTPTLAVSVLKDTPAPMTAFEAGAAAPYETSRGGILKIPYTRSGPFTGKILQAEVVDLPPNVTSVRADITAAKGEIELKVLAAAVPGTYTLYLDGLAEKVDHSRNPEAAAAAALRQKEVDGFHTAALAEAKAAADAKTVADKGVVDGKTAVTQATTAQVAAAAKKTAADTALATATAAVAPAKAAVTAKPEDAAAKTALAAAEKAVVDAATAAKAAADGLTAADKALLDAQTALTAAEKVQAEADALAIAMKEKADAATLLKAETDKQKTALDAAAKPTPVNVPVVSSSFVLTITESPITLTPLAAATVTQGEKIEIPVTFARKYGYTAAVTVTQVTSPAVPGLSIPNLSIGPNQTQGKLALSTTTATPEGPHTLLLRLAMSFNGQNVQIEEPLTITIKKAPPKP, encoded by the coding sequence ATGTTGCAGCGTCCTGCTTTGACGATCGTCTGTGCAGCGTTATGCGGCGCGTTCCCCCTGGCGGCGCTCGCCCAGTTTCCGGCCGCTCGACTGGGCGCTGTTTCGCCTACCGGGATCCAGGCCGGGCAAGCGGTCGAATTGGTTCTGGCCGGAAGCGATCTCGACGACGTGCAAACGCTGCGATTCTCGCACCCGGGCATTACGGCCAGGCAGAAACTGGCCGAGCCGAACGGCTTCGACAAAACCCCGTTGCCGCTGGACGGCGTGTTCGAGGTCCAGGCGGCCGCCAATGTGCCGCCGGGCGCCTATGAGGTCAGGGCCGAAGGCAAGTACGGCGTCTCCAATCCCCGCTGGTTCTTTGTCGGGGCGATCGCCGAACATCAGGAGACGGAGCCTAATAACCAGGCCGACGCGGCGAATACGATCGCCCTGCCAGCCGCCGTCAGCGGCAGCAGCCAGGCCGCCGCCGATGTGGACTATTACGCCGTGGAAGCGGCCGCCGGCCAGCGGATCGTGATCAACTGTCTGTCCCGCCGGATCGATTCGCGGATGGACCTGGTCGTGGTCGTGCTTGATCCCCAGGGACGCGTGCTAGCCAACAGCCGCGACGAGGTCCAGGGCGACCCGCTCATCGACTTCACCGCGCCGCGGGCCGATCGGTATCTGGTCAAAGTCTATGACACCGTTTACGAAGGCGGCCCTGATTATTTCTATCGCCTGGTAATCGGCTCGCAACCACATATCGACTATGTGTTTCCGCCTGCCAGCCTGCCCGGAAACGGCCAGTTTACGATCTATGGGCGAAACCTTCCCGGCGGCCAGAACGCAGGCGTCTCTCTCGACGGCGCCGCCCTGCAGAAGCTGAATGTCACGGTCCCCATTCCGGCCGCCCCGCAACTGAACGTTGACAGCGGGATCGATGCGGCGGCGGGATCGGTTGACGGAACCACCTGGCGGCTTGCTTCGCCACAGGGCCTGTCCAACGCCGTGCTGCTTTCCACCGCCAGAGCGAAGGTCGTTCTGGAAACGGAACCGAACAACAACGATCAGCAGTCGCAGAAACTCACGCTTCCCTGTGAAGCGGCGGGCCAGTTCTATCCCCAGCGGGATCGCGACTGGTATGAGTTTGAAGCGAAAGAAGGCGAGCAGTTCTCCCTTGAAGTCATCTCGCAGCGACTGGGCGTCAAGTCGAACCCCGCCTTGCTCCTGATGCAGGTCGTACCGCCTGGTGAGGACGAGAAGGAGCCAACGCTCAAAATTCTGCAGCAGTCCGAAAACTCCGGCGACAGCGAAGGCGGCAACGAAGTCGCCACGCTGAACGAAGACCCCCAGCTGCAGTTCACGGCGCCTGCCGACGGGACGTACCGGGTGCTGGTTTACGACCTGCGGGCTTCCCTGCGGGACGATCCGCGTCTGGTTTACCGGTTGTTAGTACGACAAGCCCAGCCCGACTTCCGCTTGACGGCGGCGGCCGAGTTCTCTTACGCGGCCGTGAACCTGCGGCCCGGCGACCAGACAGCCGTCCGCGTGGCGGCCTTCCGATCCGATGGTTTCGACGGCGAGATTCGCGTCACCGCCGCCGGCCTGCCGCCAGGCGTTACCGCGAGTGAGGCCGTAATCGGTCCTGGCAAAACGGCGGCCGCCATCATTCTGAAAGCGGCCCCCAATGCGGCCCCGGGGACATCCTCTTTGAAAGTTACGGGAACCGCCAAAGTCGGCGCGGCCAACGTCGTCCGCGAGGCTCGGCTGGCGACTCCCAAATGGTCGCAGCCCTACGTGGCCAACAACCAGCCGCAAATGCAGCTGGAATCCCGCCTGACTCCCACGCTGGCGGTCAGCGTACTCAAAGATACTCCCGCCCCGATGACCGCTTTCGAGGCCGGCGCCGCAGCGCCCTATGAAACGTCCCGCGGCGGCATCCTCAAAATTCCCTACACCCGCAGCGGACCGTTCACGGGCAAGATCCTGCAGGCCGAAGTCGTCGATCTGCCGCCGAATGTAACGTCTGTCCGGGCCGATATCACCGCGGCCAAAGGGGAGATCGAACTCAAAGTGTTAGCCGCCGCCGTGCCGGGAACTTACACCCTGTACCTGGACGGGCTGGCCGAAAAGGTCGACCACAGCCGCAATCCCGAAGCGGCTGCTGCAGCCGCCCTTCGCCAGAAAGAGGTCGACGGCTTCCACACCGCCGCCCTGGCCGAAGCCAAGGCTGCCGCCGATGCGAAAACCGTTGCGGACAAAGGAGTCGTTGACGGGAAAACGGCCGTCACCCAGGCGACAACCGCCCAGGTCGCAGCCGCCGCCAAAAAGACAGCAGCCGACACGGCCCTGGCGACGGCCACCGCCGCAGTCGCCCCGGCCAAAGCCGCCGTAACGGCCAAACCGGAGGATGCCGCCGCCAAAACAGCGCTGGCCGCCGCTGAGAAAGCAGTCGTCGACGCAGCCACCGCCGCCAAGGCAGCGGCCGACGGCCTGACTGCCGCCGACAAAGCACTGCTCGACGCCCAGACGGCCCTGACGGCGGCGGAGAAGGTCCAGGCCGAAGCCGACGCCCTGGCGATCGCCATGAAAGAAAAGGCCGACGCCGCCACGCTGCTTAAAGCGGAAACCGACAAGCAGAAAACGGCGCTCGACGCGGCCGCCAAACCGACGCCGGTCAACGTGCCGGTGGTGTCCTCTTCGTTCGTACTGACGATCACCGAATCGCCCATCACGCTGACGCCGCTGGCGGCTGCAACCGTCACCCAGGGAGAGAAAATCGAAATCCCGGTGACGTTCGCTCGCAAGTATGGTTACACGGCGGCCGTGACCGTTACGCAAGTCACGTCGCCTGCAGTGCCGGGGCTCTCGATTCCGAACCTGTCGATCGGGCCGAACCAGACACAGGGAAAGCTCGCGCTCTCCACCACCACGGCGACGCCGGAAGGTCCCCATACGCTGCTGCTCCGTCTGGCGATGAGTTTCAACGGTCAGAACGTGCAGATCGAAGAGCCGTTGACCATCACCATCAAAAAGGCCCCGCCAAAGCCCTGA